In one window of Maribacter sp. BPC-D8 DNA:
- a CDS encoding DUF2480 family protein encodes MQDEIVNKVAQSKLITFNLEDYYPLGNRVVLDIKDWLFEGFILKEKEFRAFVEAHDWSQYGGTYVAMHCSTDAIVPGWAYLLLSVKLSGIAKKAIQGTLVDLETSIYQSIIDAIDVSEYQDQLIIIKGCSKKPVPANAYLFLAERLKPVAKSIMYGEACSSVPLYKRK; translated from the coding sequence ATGCAAGATGAAATTGTAAATAAAGTTGCCCAAAGCAAACTGATTACTTTTAACCTAGAAGATTACTATCCGCTAGGTAATAGAGTCGTGCTAGATATTAAAGACTGGCTTTTTGAAGGTTTTATATTAAAGGAAAAAGAATTTAGGGCTTTTGTAGAAGCACATGATTGGTCTCAATACGGGGGTACTTATGTTGCTATGCACTGTTCTACCGATGCTATCGTACCCGGTTGGGCATATTTATTATTAAGTGTTAAGCTTAGTGGTATCGCAAAAAAAGCTATTCAAGGTACTTTAGTAGATTTAGAAACGAGTATTTATCAATCTATAATTGATGCTATTGACGTTTCTGAGTATCAAGATCAACTAATTATTATTAAAGGGTGCAGTAAAAAACCTGTACCTGCGAACGCCTATCTGTTTCTCGCAGAGCGTTTAAAACCGGTTGCAAAGTCTATTATGTATGGCGAAGCTTGTTCTTCTGTACCATTATATAAAAGAAAATAA
- a CDS encoding SUF system Fe-S cluster assembly protein, which produces MSDENIAEDSAELGEKIVKILKTIYDPEIPVDIYELGLIYDVLVNEDNEVKILMTLTSPNCPVAESLPAEVEEKVKSLNAIKDAEVEITFDPPWTQDLMSEEAKLELGLL; this is translated from the coding sequence ATGAGTGATGAAAATATAGCTGAAGACAGCGCAGAATTAGGAGAGAAAATTGTTAAGATTTTAAAGACCATATATGATCCAGAAATTCCTGTAGATATCTATGAACTAGGGTTGATCTATGATGTTTTGGTAAATGAAGATAATGAAGTTAAGATTTTAATGACACTTACTTCTCCAAATTGTCCGGTTGCCGAAAGTTTACCTGCAGAAGTAGAAGAAAAAGTGAAATCTTTAAATGCGATTAAAGATGCTGAGGTTGAAATTACTTTTGATCCGCCGTGGACACAAGATTTAATGAGTGAAGAAGCAAAATTAGAATTAGGACTTCTTTAA
- a CDS encoding SufE family protein, protein MEIKEIQEEIIDEFSMFDDWMQRYEYMIDLGKSLPLINEEFKTDDNIIKGCQSKVWVHAELEDNKLVFTADSDAIITKGIIAILIRAFSNQKPQDILDADTQFIDEIGLKEHLSPTRANGLVSMIKQLKLYAVAYQTQIED, encoded by the coding sequence ATGGAAATTAAAGAGATACAGGAAGAGATTATAGATGAATTTTCTATGTTCGATGATTGGATGCAGCGCTATGAGTACATGATCGATCTTGGCAAATCACTTCCATTAATTAACGAAGAGTTTAAGACTGACGATAACATTATTAAAGGTTGTCAAAGTAAGGTTTGGGTACACGCCGAATTAGAAGATAATAAATTGGTTTTCACAGCAGATAGTGATGCTATTATTACTAAAGGAATTATTGCCATTTTAATACGTGCATTTAGCAACCAAAAACCACAAGATATTTTAGATGCCGATACGCAGTTCATTGATGAAATTGGGCTAAAAGAGCATTTGTCGCCTACAAGGGCAAACGGTTTGGTAAGTATGATCAAACAATTAAAGTTATACGCAGTAGCGTATCAAACACAAATTGAAGACTAG
- a CDS encoding aminotransferase class V-fold PLP-dependent enzyme — MLDIKKIREDFPILKREVNGKPLVYLDNAATSQTPQQVIDAIVDYYQNYNANIHRGVHTLSQEATDKYEQARIKIQKHFNAAKSYEIIFTSGTTHSINLVANGFASLIKKGDEVLVSAMEHHSNIVPWQMLCERTGAILKVIPMNQEGELRMDVYEELLNDKTKLVFCNHISNALGTINPIEEIIEKAHKVGAAVLIDGAQAAPHLVADVQALDVDFYTCSAHKICGPTGEGMLYGKEEWLNKLPPYQGGGEMIAEVTFEKTTYADLPHKFEAGTPNICGGIAFGAALDYMNAIGFDEIAKYEHELLEYATQELLKIDGLKIYGTAKNKTSVISFNIEGIHPYDIGSILDKLGIAVRTGHHCAQPIMDFYKIPGTVRASFAFYNTKEEVDVLVAGVLKAKSMLL, encoded by the coding sequence ATGCTAGATATTAAAAAAATAAGAGAAGATTTTCCAATTCTTAAGCGCGAGGTGAACGGTAAACCATTGGTTTATTTAGACAATGCCGCTACATCGCAAACTCCGCAGCAGGTTATAGATGCAATAGTAGATTACTATCAGAACTACAATGCAAATATTCACCGTGGGGTTCATACGCTTTCTCAAGAAGCTACTGATAAATACGAGCAGGCAAGAATAAAGATTCAGAAGCATTTTAATGCCGCTAAATCTTACGAGATAATTTTTACATCAGGCACAACGCACAGTATCAACCTTGTTGCAAACGGATTCGCTTCTTTAATCAAAAAAGGAGATGAGGTTTTAGTTTCTGCGATGGAGCATCATTCTAATATTGTGCCATGGCAAATGTTATGTGAACGTACTGGTGCTATTTTAAAAGTAATCCCTATGAATCAAGAAGGGGAATTACGAATGGATGTTTATGAGGAACTTCTAAACGATAAAACGAAACTGGTTTTTTGTAATCATATTTCAAATGCGTTAGGGACTATTAATCCGATAGAAGAAATTATAGAAAAGGCGCATAAGGTTGGTGCTGCCGTATTAATTGATGGCGCACAGGCTGCACCCCATTTAGTTGCAGATGTTCAAGCTTTAGATGTTGATTTTTATACCTGTTCTGCACATAAAATATGCGGACCAACTGGTGAAGGTATGTTGTATGGTAAAGAAGAGTGGCTAAATAAATTGCCGCCTTACCAAGGTGGTGGTGAAATGATTGCAGAGGTTACTTTCGAAAAAACTACCTATGCCGATTTACCACATAAATTTGAAGCTGGTACGCCTAATATTTGTGGTGGTATCGCTTTTGGTGCTGCATTAGATTATATGAATGCTATTGGCTTTGATGAAATTGCCAAATATGAGCATGAGTTACTAGAATATGCTACGCAAGAGTTACTGAAGATAGACGGACTCAAAATTTACGGTACGGCTAAAAATAAGACTTCTGTTATATCATTCAATATCGAGGGTATTCACCCATATGATATAGGTAGTATTCTAGATAAGTTGGGTATTGCTGTTCGTACAGGGCACCATTGTGCACAACCGATTATGGATTTCTATAAAATACCAGGTACCGTACGTGCTAGTTTTGCTTTCTATAATACCAAAGAAGAAGTAGATGTACTTGTTGCAGGTGTTTTGAAAGCAAAAAGTATGTTGTTGTAA
- a CDS encoding outer membrane protein: MKRLLLTSFLVFTAIVLHAQDQKWSVEANYPLILSNNTTPIELNGVLDLGIKYRFVEFGAFKLGASLNASFLKNYDNFTYGSEQGNNVEFDYKAKQFLFQPKIFAEIAIPGLAKLKPQIGLGYAIVVDDSYLKDGGGVQVDESITDSGLNLNLGISYDLSSRFFIQVQYDFLNINRKGENTRNNQTYTYDFNEKIGLIKAGVGFRF, from the coding sequence ATGAAACGACTTTTACTTACCTCATTTTTAGTATTTACCGCTATTGTTTTACATGCTCAGGATCAAAAATGGAGTGTTGAGGCTAATTACCCTTTAATCCTCTCTAATAACACTACGCCCATTGAATTGAACGGTGTATTAGATTTGGGAATTAAATATCGATTTGTAGAGTTTGGTGCCTTTAAATTAGGGGCAAGTTTAAATGCTTCGTTTTTAAAAAACTATGATAATTTTACTTATGGAAGTGAACAGGGTAATAATGTTGAATTCGATTATAAAGCAAAACAGTTTTTATTTCAGCCCAAAATTTTCGCGGAAATAGCAATTCCAGGATTGGCCAAACTTAAGCCTCAAATAGGTTTAGGTTATGCCATAGTTGTAGATGATTCGTATTTGAAAGATGGTGGAGGTGTTCAGGTAGATGAATCAATTACCGATAGTGGATTAAACTTGAACTTAGGCATTAGTTATGATTTGTCGAGTCGATTTTTTATACAAGTCCAATATGATTTTTTAAATATTAATAGGAAAGGGGAGAACACAAGAAACAATCAAACTTATACTTATGATTTTAATGAAAAAATAGGTTTAATAAAAGCCGGTGTCGGATTTCGTTTCTAA
- a CDS encoding porin family protein: MNKHYFFALTFLLCNASILAQESRFGVKAGLNVSNIDTNDSFYGDNSQYRSSFHAGIFAEIPLSSKFSFQPELLYSSIGAVYEYDLNFRSFDLEPLTADSFKQVTKNNYLAVPLTFKWYVGERFYINAGPQVSFLLNTVSKAKGDDLPESISEVYRSSGDFKLDYGAVLGAGYVINDDLHIGLQYYRGLKNLFNDSFIDRKAYHSVFQLTAAYSIF; encoded by the coding sequence ATGAATAAACACTACTTTTTTGCGCTTACTTTTCTTCTTTGTAATGCTTCCATTTTGGCTCAAGAATCTAGATTCGGTGTAAAAGCAGGATTAAATGTATCTAATATAGATACCAATGATTCATTTTACGGTGATAATAGTCAGTATAGATCTTCATTTCATGCAGGGATTTTTGCTGAGATACCGTTAAGTTCTAAATTTTCTTTTCAGCCAGAGTTACTATATTCTTCTATTGGTGCTGTATATGAATACGATCTTAACTTTAGAAGTTTTGATTTAGAACCTTTAACTGCGGACTCTTTTAAACAGGTGACTAAAAATAATTATTTAGCAGTTCCTTTAACATTCAAGTGGTACGTAGGAGAACGGTTTTATATTAATGCAGGACCTCAAGTAAGTTTTCTTTTAAATACGGTAAGTAAAGCTAAAGGAGATGATTTGCCTGAATCTATTTCTGAAGTCTATAGGTCTTCGGGAGATTTTAAACTGGATTATGGAGCTGTACTTGGAGCTGGCTATGTTATAAATGATGATTTACATATTGGTCTACAATATTATAGAGGATTGAAAAATTTATTTAACGATTCATTTATTGACCGTAAAGCTTATCATTCTGTATTTCAATTAACTGCAGCATATTCGATTTTTTAA
- the sufD gene encoding Fe-S cluster assembly protein SufD, whose product MDLKDKLISSFMAFENNVDVEHPVHDVRMAAIKNFEEKGFPSKKEEAWKYTSLNSLQKIDFSIFPKEQNALEYKDVKRYFIHEIDTYKIVFVDGIYSSYLSETTHDGVDICLMSAALTKPMYKQIIDVYFNKIASKDESLTTLNTAFSREGAYIYIPKNKMPKKPIEILHFSTGNEASLLLQPRNLIVVEENAEVQIIERHQSLTSNDTLTNAVTEIFAAKSAIVDFYKIQNDAATASLIDNTYVDQKDKSVVNVHTFSFGGKLTRNNLNFYQNGEYIDSTMNGVTILGEKQHVDHYTLVHHMQPNCESHQDYKGIYGDSSTGVFNGKIIVDKIAQKTNAFQKNNNILISDKASINSKPQLEIFADDVKCSHGCTIGQLDEDALFYLQSRGIPKKEAKALLMYAFSNNVLNTVRIPELKTRINKLIAKKLGVNLGFDL is encoded by the coding sequence ATGGATTTAAAAGATAAATTGATTTCCTCTTTTATGGCGTTTGAGAACAACGTGGATGTTGAACATCCGGTACACGATGTTCGTATGGCAGCGATAAAAAACTTTGAGGAAAAAGGATTTCCTTCTAAAAAGGAAGAGGCTTGGAAATATACTTCATTAAATAGTTTACAAAAAATAGATTTCAGCATATTCCCTAAGGAACAGAATGCGTTGGAATATAAAGATGTAAAACGCTATTTTATTCACGAAATTGATACCTACAAGATTGTTTTTGTTGATGGTATTTATAGCTCTTACCTTTCTGAAACTACGCATGACGGAGTAGATATCTGCTTAATGAGTGCAGCGCTTACAAAGCCAATGTACAAGCAGATAATTGATGTGTATTTTAATAAAATTGCATCTAAAGATGAGTCGTTAACTACCTTGAACACTGCGTTTAGTAGAGAAGGAGCTTATATCTACATCCCCAAAAATAAAATGCCTAAAAAACCAATTGAGATATTACATTTCTCTACTGGTAATGAGGCTTCTCTTTTATTGCAACCAAGAAATTTAATTGTAGTAGAAGAAAATGCTGAGGTTCAAATTATTGAGCGTCACCAGAGTTTAACATCAAACGACACACTTACTAATGCAGTAACCGAAATATTTGCTGCTAAAAGTGCTATCGTTGATTTTTATAAAATTCAGAATGATGCGGCTACAGCTTCATTAATCGATAACACGTATGTTGACCAAAAAGACAAAAGTGTTGTTAACGTTCATACCTTCTCTTTTGGTGGTAAATTAACGCGTAACAACCTTAACTTTTATCAGAATGGTGAGTATATAGATTCTACTATGAATGGTGTTACTATTCTAGGGGAAAAGCAGCATGTGGATCATTACACATTAGTGCATCACATGCAACCTAATTGCGAAAGTCATCAAGATTATAAGGGAATTTATGGCGATAGCTCTACAGGTGTTTTTAATGGTAAAATTATCGTAGATAAAATTGCACAAAAGACAAATGCATTCCAAAAGAATAATAATATTCTAATTAGTGATAAAGCAAGCATCAATTCGAAACCTCAGTTAGAGATTTTTGCCGATGATGTAAAATGTTCTCACGGTTGTACAATTGGTCAGTTAGATGAAGATGCTTTATTCTATTTACAGTCAAGAGGTATACCGAAAAAAGAGGCAAAAGCTTTATTAATGTATGCTTTTTCTAACAATGTTTTAAATACGGTTCGTATTCCTGAACTGAAGACTAGAATAAATAAATTGATTGCTAAGAAGCTAGGGGTGAACCTTGGTTTTGATTTATAG
- the sufC gene encoding Fe-S cluster assembly ATPase SufC: MLKIKDLHASVDDKEILRGINLEVKAGEVHAIMGPNGSGKSTLASVIAGNERFEVTQGSIELSGEDLEEVSPEERAHKGVFLSFQYPVEIPGVSVTNFMKTAINESRKAKGLEDMPAKEMLKLIREKSELLEIDRKFLSRSLNEGFSGGEKKRNEIFQMAMLEPKVAILDETDSGLDIDALRIVASGVNKLKSKDNAVILITHYQRLLEYIVPDFVHVLHNGKIVKSGGKELALELEEKGYDWLKQETAV, from the coding sequence ATGTTGAAAATTAAAGATCTACATGCTAGCGTAGACGATAAGGAGATATTAAGAGGAATAAACCTAGAGGTTAAAGCAGGTGAAGTACATGCTATAATGGGACCTAACGGTTCTGGTAAAAGTACATTGGCTTCTGTAATTGCCGGAAACGAGCGTTTTGAGGTTACTCAAGGTTCAATTGAATTAAGTGGTGAAGATTTAGAAGAAGTTTCTCCAGAAGAAAGAGCACATAAAGGTGTTTTTCTTTCTTTTCAATATCCAGTTGAGATTCCAGGTGTTTCTGTAACCAACTTTATGAAAACTGCTATTAACGAATCTCGTAAGGCTAAAGGTCTTGAAGATATGCCTGCAAAGGAAATGTTAAAGCTAATTCGTGAAAAATCTGAGTTATTAGAAATTGACCGTAAGTTCTTATCTAGATCATTGAACGAAGGTTTTTCTGGTGGTGAGAAAAAGAGAAACGAGATTTTTCAAATGGCAATGTTAGAGCCAAAGGTTGCTATATTAGATGAAACCGATTCTGGATTGGATATCGATGCTTTACGTATTGTTGCTAGCGGAGTTAACAAGCTAAAAAGTAAGGATAACGCAGTTATCTTAATTACGCACTACCAACGTTTATTGGAGTATATCGTACCTGATTTTGTTCACGTTTTACACAATGGTAAAATTGTAAAGTCTGGTGGTAAAGAACTTGCTCTAGAGCTTGAAGAAAAAGGATACGACTGGTTAAAGCAAGAAACAGCGGTGTAA
- the sufB gene encoding Fe-S cluster assembly protein SufB, with the protein MAYTEEELKKELETKEYEYGFYTDIESDTFPVGLNEEIVIAISKKKEEPEWMTQWRLEAFRIWESMEEPTWANVHYEKPDFQKISYYSAPKSADPNKTLDDVDPDLLEMYRKLGISVDEQKKLQNVAVDIVVDSVSVATTFKKTLAEKGIIFMPISEAIKEHPELVKKYIGSVVPQKDNFYAALNSAVFTDGSFCYIPKGVRCPMELSTYFRINQAGTGQFERTLLIADEDSYVSYLEGCTAPSRDENQLHAAVVELIALDGAEIKYSTVQNWFPGNKEGKGGVFNFVTKRAICEKNAKVSWTQVETGSAVTWKYPSCILKGDNSIGEFYSIAVTNNYQQADTGTKMVHLGKNTKSTIISKGISAGKSQNSYRGLVQVNSRADGARNFSQCDSLLMGNECGAHTFPYIEAKNKTAMIEHEATTSKIGEDQIFYCNQRGIPTEKAIALIVNGFSKEVLNKLPMEFAVEAQKLLEISLEGSVG; encoded by the coding sequence ATGGCATATACAGAAGAAGAATTAAAGAAAGAATTGGAAACCAAAGAGTATGAGTATGGTTTCTACACAGATATTGAATCTGATACATTTCCTGTTGGTTTAAACGAAGAAATTGTTATTGCGATTTCAAAGAAAAAGGAAGAACCAGAATGGATGACCCAGTGGCGTTTAGAAGCTTTCCGAATTTGGGAAAGTATGGAAGAGCCTACATGGGCGAATGTGCATTATGAAAAGCCAGATTTTCAAAAAATCAGTTATTATTCTGCGCCTAAATCTGCTGACCCTAACAAAACGTTAGATGATGTAGATCCAGACTTGTTAGAAATGTATCGTAAGCTTGGTATTTCTGTTGATGAGCAAAAGAAATTACAAAATGTAGCTGTTGATATTGTTGTCGATTCTGTTTCTGTAGCAACAACTTTCAAAAAGACACTAGCAGAAAAGGGAATTATTTTTATGCCTATTTCAGAGGCTATAAAAGAGCACCCAGAGTTAGTGAAAAAGTACATTGGTTCTGTAGTGCCACAAAAAGATAATTTTTATGCAGCTTTAAATTCAGCTGTATTTACCGACGGTTCTTTCTGTTATATTCCAAAAGGAGTAAGATGCCCAATGGAGCTTTCTACGTATTTTAGAATCAATCAAGCAGGTACAGGTCAATTTGAGCGTACATTGCTAATTGCAGATGAAGATAGTTATGTAAGTTACCTTGAAGGTTGCACTGCTCCGTCAAGAGATGAAAATCAATTACACGCTGCCGTAGTAGAGCTAATTGCTTTAGATGGTGCTGAAATAAAATATTCTACCGTTCAAAACTGGTTCCCTGGTAATAAAGAGGGTAAAGGTGGTGTTTTTAACTTCGTAACGAAAAGAGCTATTTGCGAGAAAAACGCGAAAGTATCTTGGACACAAGTTGAAACAGGTTCTGCAGTAACATGGAAATATCCTTCTTGTATTTTAAAAGGAGATAATTCTATCGGTGAATTTTATTCAATCGCTGTAACGAACAATTACCAACAAGCAGATACAGGTACCAAAATGGTTCACCTTGGTAAAAACACTAAGAGTACTATTATATCAAAAGGTATTTCTGCTGGTAAATCTCAAAATAGTTACCGCGGATTGGTACAGGTAAATAGCCGTGCCGATGGAGCGCGTAACTTCTCTCAATGCGATTCTTTGTTAATGGGTAACGAATGTGGTGCACATACCTTCCCGTATATCGAAGCAAAGAATAAAACTGCAATGATTGAGCATGAGGCTACAACTAGTAAAATTGGTGAAGATCAAATTTTCTATTGTAACCAAAGAGGTATTCCAACAGAGAAAGCGATTGCATTAATTGTAAATGGTTTCAGTAAAGAAGTATTAAATAAATTACCAATGGAATTTGCTGTAGAGGCACAAAAATTACTGGAAATTAGTTTAGAAGGTTCTGTAGGATAA
- a CDS encoding HesB/IscA family protein — MIEVSETAKQKVINLMTEEGFDATTDYVRVGVKSGGCSGLSYELNFDDKKDDADKVFEDNNVRIIVDKKSFLYLVGTVLEYSGGLNGKGFVFNNPNAQRTCGCGESFSL, encoded by the coding sequence ATGATTGAAGTATCAGAAACGGCTAAACAGAAAGTAATCAACCTAATGACAGAAGAAGGTTTTGATGCTACGACGGATTATGTACGTGTTGGGGTAAAGAGTGGTGGATGTAGTGGATTGTCATACGAGTTAAATTTCGATGATAAGAAAGACGACGCTGATAAAGTATTCGAAGACAATAATGTACGTATCATCGTAGATAAGAAAAGCTTTTTATATTTAGTAGGAACGGTGTTGGAATACTCTGGTGGATTAAACGGAAAAGGGTTTGTTTTTAACAATCCGAACGCACAAAGAACGTGTGGTTGTGGCGAGAGTTTTTCATTGTAA
- a CDS encoding Gfo/Idh/MocA family protein — protein MSNNKSNDKNNTRRKFMKNTGMAAAGFMIVPRHVLGGTGFVAPSDKLNIAGIGVGGKGQSDIASFAESPNVNIVSLADVDNRQAIASREAFPKASYFNDFREMLDKEGKNIDAVSVSTPDHNHAVAAYQAMSMGKHVYVQKPLTHDIWEARMLTEAAKKFKVVTQMGNQGGSGDGVRTMKEIYDTGIIGEVHTVKCWTNRAIWPQALQTPTKKDKIPKGLNWDLWLGTAAARDYNNAYLPFDWRGWSDFGTGALGDMACHIMDPVYRILPILYPDTVECSVSDSFSGNFQYKDYPKSFPNSSKIHLSYPRTDGKGKIKVTWMDGGLLPERPEELGDDEALGNWDGGVLFIGTKGKLMADCYGANPRLLPLTLNEQFEVEQTIARVPEGHYLQWVNACMAGYGNAETSSSFDYAGPFTESILIGNLALKSYFEVDPTVENQSFWGGGKQYHGRKRLQWDAANMKVTNFEPANKYVKRTYRDGYSVG, from the coding sequence ATGTCAAACAACAAATCAAACGACAAAAACAACACCCGCCGTAAATTCATGAAGAATACGGGTATGGCGGCAGCCGGTTTTATGATTGTACCTAGACACGTTTTAGGTGGAACAGGGTTTGTCGCACCAAGCGATAAATTAAATATTGCCGGTATTGGCGTCGGTGGTAAAGGTCAAAGCGATATTGCTTCTTTTGCCGAGAGTCCGAATGTAAATATCGTATCACTTGCCGATGTAGATAATAGACAAGCAATTGCATCTAGAGAAGCTTTCCCAAAAGCAAGTTATTTCAATGACTTTAGAGAAATGCTAGATAAAGAAGGCAAAAATATTGATGCCGTATCTGTATCTACACCAGATCACAACCATGCCGTTGCAGCTTACCAGGCAATGTCAATGGGTAAACATGTTTACGTTCAAAAACCATTGACGCATGATATTTGGGAAGCAAGAATGTTGACCGAAGCAGCGAAAAAATTCAAAGTAGTTACACAAATGGGTAACCAAGGTGGCTCTGGTGACGGAGTTCGCACCATGAAAGAAATTTATGATACAGGCATTATTGGTGAAGTACATACCGTAAAATGCTGGACAAATAGAGCTATTTGGCCACAAGCATTACAAACACCTACCAAAAAAGACAAAATTCCGAAAGGCTTAAATTGGGATCTTTGGTTAGGTACCGCAGCAGCAAGAGATTATAATAATGCCTACCTTCCTTTTGATTGGAGAGGATGGTCTGATTTCGGAACAGGTGCACTTGGCGATATGGCATGTCATATTATGGATCCTGTTTATAGAATATTACCAATTTTATATCCTGATACCGTGGAATGTAGCGTTTCTGACTCGTTCAGCGGCAATTTTCAGTATAAAGACTACCCGAAAAGTTTTCCTAATTCCAGTAAAATACACCTAAGCTACCCAAGAACAGATGGTAAAGGTAAAATAAAAGTTACTTGGATGGATGGCGGACTGTTACCTGAACGACCAGAAGAACTAGGCGATGACGAAGCTTTAGGAAACTGGGATGGTGGCGTACTATTCATTGGTACAAAAGGAAAATTAATGGCAGATTGTTACGGTGCAAACCCGAGGTTATTACCATTAACCCTTAACGAACAATTTGAAGTAGAACAAACTATAGCACGTGTCCCAGAAGGTCATTATTTACAATGGGTAAATGCTTGTATGGCAGGCTACGGAAATGCAGAAACTAGCTCTTCTTTTGACTATGCTGGTCCGTTTACAGAAAGTATCCTTATCGGAAACTTAGCATTAAAATCATACTTTGAAGTAGACCCAACCGTTGAAAACCAAAGCTTTTGGGGTGGAGGAAAACAATACCACGGCAGAAAACGTTTACAGTGGGATGCAGCAAATATGAAGGTTACCAATTTCGAACCTGCAAACAAATACGTGAAACGTACCTATAGAGATGGGTATTCGGTAGGATAA
- the thiL gene encoding thiamine-phosphate kinase: MLEDKEQERTSLEKLGEFGLIEHLTKDFKIKQESTVKGIGDDAAVLDFENKKTVISTDLLIEGVHFDLAYMPLKHLGYKSIMVNLSDIYAMNATATQVTISIAVSNRFPLEALEEFYAGVATACKAYNVDLVGGDTTSSKTGLMISVTAIGIANEEDIAYRSGAQPNDLLVISGDLGAAYMGLQVLERENEVFKVNPNSQPDLEPYSYIVERQLKPEARKDITELLKKLDVHPTSMIDISDGLSSEILHLSKSSGLGIDLYEDKIPLDPTVISACEEFKMDSTLVALSGGEDYELLFTIDQKEFAKIKGNPNLTVIGHTTGKDEGAFLISRSNTKIPLTAQGWNSFN, from the coding sequence ATGCTAGAAGATAAAGAACAAGAAAGAACATCGTTAGAGAAATTAGGTGAATTCGGACTCATAGAACACCTGACTAAAGATTTTAAAATCAAACAAGAATCTACTGTAAAAGGTATTGGTGATGATGCTGCAGTTTTAGATTTTGAAAACAAAAAAACAGTTATAAGCACAGATCTTTTAATAGAAGGGGTACATTTCGACCTTGCCTATATGCCACTAAAGCATTTAGGTTACAAATCTATTATGGTCAACCTTTCTGATATTTACGCCATGAACGCTACGGCGACTCAAGTAACTATTTCAATTGCAGTTTCAAACAGATTTCCATTAGAAGCACTTGAAGAATTTTACGCTGGCGTGGCAACAGCATGCAAAGCATATAATGTCGATTTAGTTGGTGGTGACACCACCTCATCAAAAACAGGATTAATGATTAGCGTTACCGCAATTGGTATCGCAAATGAAGAAGATATTGCTTACCGCTCAGGTGCTCAGCCAAACGATTTACTAGTTATTAGTGGAGACTTAGGTGCCGCATACATGGGGCTACAAGTATTAGAACGTGAAAACGAAGTTTTTAAAGTAAATCCAAATAGTCAGCCAGATCTAGAGCCGTATTCTTATATCGTTGAAAGACAATTAAAGCCAGAGGCTCGTAAAGACATTACTGAACTATTGAAAAAATTAGATGTTCACCCAACATCAATGATTGATATTAGTGACGGACTATCATCTGAGATTTTACATTTAAGTAAAAGTAGCGGATTAGGTATTGACTTATACGAAGACAAAATTCCTTTAGACCCTACCGTAATTTCAGCTTGTGAAGAGTTTAAAATGGATAGCACCCTTGTCGCACTTAGTGGCGGTGAGGACTATGAATTATTGTTCACGATAGACCAAAAAGAATTCGCGAAAATTAAGGGTAATCCAAACTTGACCGTCATAGGGCATACCACAGGAAAAGACGAAGGGGCATTCTTAATTTCTAGAAGTAATACGAAGATTCCATTAACCGCACAGGGTTGGAATTCATTTAACTAA